A part of Miscanthus floridulus cultivar M001 chromosome 6, ASM1932011v1, whole genome shotgun sequence genomic DNA contains:
- the LOC136457010 gene encoding protein BLISTER-like, which translates to MASAQAPSYAAAPSRKDHLEAGKKRLEQFRKKKAAKKATAASAEQAKAPAPDVVENPPPIANTGSLGDGPVSDVEPNQASTSSVPSVVYENGPASASRGAEFPKGPVTVNTSVGVSNVRPQQDAVSDGGSKFYGNLSFSDLVNGHHENWRGDEARKRDEHSPDKDVQSTSKLSAFGNNSSLTLPSTDNVPSRGRNSLSSQVHDTEQSSSYSSSTLFGKSENAYTQDYSTNNDIFGRLRATSKGSSQVEQSVYASTQDYGNAFNSSRIADTVDHDTNVGITRTSADSTPVNFERQDPFLSSGYPTTYTRSRPSFLDSIGVQRAPPTTQASYREPAKANQLSCNSNYQSSFLQQSNQQSTGSNAADISFASESQKYSHEKGSYGSSNPPDFSLPKEERSIQHGNQTFQNFTTHGKDDDFAALEQLIEDLTKEKFSLQRTVQKSQELAETLATDNSALTDKFNQQAHIISQLTSDMERLQEEIQAQLLALESVRTEYANAQLECNAADERAKVLAAEVILLEDKALRLRSSELKLEKEIEGLHSEISSYRRKVSSLEKECQHLQSTVEALQEEKKLLYSKLRNIPVNERATTTVEKPSVHKRDASTATEDFDTGELSSSETLTSTVDTLEHAGTSVRRSNIMSDFPSLEEVSSSIPDDQLRMIDNINSLMSELAVEREELLRALRIESSNCSKLKELNKDLTQKLEIQTQRLELLTSQRMANENALAKPIDTRSINDAAIYADEGDEVVERVLGWIMKLFPGGPKRRTSKLL; encoded by the exons ATGGCGTCGGCGCAGGCGCCGTCCTACGCCGCCGCGCCGTCGCGCAAGGACCATCTCGAGGCCGGGAAGAAGCGG CTCGAGCAGTTCCGCAAGAAGAAAGCGGCAAAGAAGGCCACTGCAGCTAGCGCGGAGCAGGCAAAAGCGCCTGCTCCTGATGTAGTGGAGAACCCTCCTCCAATTGCCAATACTGGTAGCTTGGGAGATGGGCCGGTGTCTGATGTAGAGCCAAACCAAGCGAGCACGTCTTCGGTGCCATCGGTTGTATATGAGAATGGCCCAGCGAGTGCTTCCAGAGGTGCAGAATTCCCAAAGGGTCCTGTCACTGTAAATACTTCTGTTGGTGTTAGTAATGTTAGACCCCAGCAAGATGCTGTTAGTGATGGAGGAAGTAAGTTCTATGGGAACTTAAGCTTCTCCGATCTTGTTAATGGTCATCATGAGAATTGGAGAGGTGACGAAGCCCGTAAAAGGGACGAGCACAGCCCTGACAAGGATGTGCAATCAACATCTAAATTAAGTGCTTTTGGGAACAACAGCAGTTTAACTTTACCTTCTACTGACAACGTGCCAAGTCGGGGAAGAAATTCTTTATCAAGTCAAGTACATGATACCGAGCAATCTAGTTCATATTCATCCAGCACCCTTTTTGGAAAGTCTGAAAATGCCTACACTCAGGATTACTCCACAAACAATGATATCTTTGGTCGGTTGAGAG CTACCTCCAAAGGCTCTTCTCAAGTGGAGCAATCTGTGTATGCCAGCACTCAGGATTATGGCAATGCCTTCAATAGTTCAAGGATTGCTGATACTGTAGATCATGATACAAATGTTGGAATAACTCGGACATCTGCAGATTCCACACCTGTTAATTTTGAAAGACAGGATCCTTTTCTGTCATCTGGTTATCCAACTACATACACTCGATCAAGGCCATCGTTTCTTGATTCGATTGGAGTACAAAGAGCCCCTCCAACAACTCAAGCCTCATATAGGGAGCCTGCAAAGGCTAATCAACTATCCTGCAATTCGAATTATCAGAGTTCATTTTTGCAGCAATCAAATCAACAATCCACTGGAAGTAATGCTGCAGATATTTCTTTTGCATCAGAAAGTCAGAAATATAGTCATGAAAAGGGGTCATATGGCAGCTCCAACCCTCCTGATTTCTCACTTCCCAAAGAAGAAAGAAGTATACAGCATGGTAATCAAACATTCCAAAACTTCACAACTCATGGGAAAGATGATGATTTTGCAGCATTAGAGCAG CTCATTGAAGATTTGACAAAAGAGAAGTTTTCCTTACAACGTACTGTTCAGAAATCTCAAGAGCTAGCAGAAACTTTGGCCACAGATAACTCTGCATTAACTGATAAGTTCAACCAACAG GCACATATAATCAGCCAGTTGACATCTGACATGGAGAGATTGCAGGAAGAAATTCAAGCTCAACTG CTGGCGCTGGAGTCTGTCAGGACCGAGTATGCTAATGCACAACTAGAATGCAATGCTGCAGATGAGAGGGCAAAAGTACTTGCAGCTGAAGTCATTCTACTAGAAGATAAG GCTTTGAGACTGAGGTCAAGTGAGCTAAAACTTGAAAAGGAAATCGAAGGTTTACATTCTGAGATTTCTTCTTACAG GCGCAAAGTTTCTAGTCTAGAAAAGGAGTGCCAGCATCTCCAATCTACTGTTGAAGCTCTTCAAGAAG AAAAGAAGCTCCTATACTCTAAATTGAGGAACATTCCTGTGAATGAGAGGGCAACAACTACTGTAGAGAAACCTTCAGTTCATAAAAGGGATGCATCTACTGCAACAGAGGATTTTG ATACTGGGGAGCTCAGCTCTTCAGAAACGCTGACCAGCACTGTTGACACATTGGAACATGCTGGAACTTCTGTTAGGCGTTCCAACATTATGTCTGATTTTCCTTCCTTAGAAGAGGTCTCATCTAGCATTCCGGATGATCAGCTTAGAATGATAGACAACATCAATTCTTTGATGTCAGAG TTAGCAGTGGAGAGAGAAGAGCTGCTGCGAGCACTGAGAATTGAGTCATCCAACTGCTCCAAGCTGAAG GAGTTGAATAAGGACCTAACACAAAAGCTGGAGATTCAGACACAGAGGCTTGAACTATTGACTTCTCAAAGGATGGCTAACGAGAATGCCCTGGCAAAACCAATTGACACACGCTCCATCAATGATGCAGCAATTTATGCAGATGAAGGAGATGAG GTTGTTGAACGGGTGCTTGGCTGGATAATGAAGCTCTTCCCAGGAGGGCCAAAACGGCGAACCAGCAAACTTTTGTAA